CCCGGCACCCCAATTACGGATGCCGTACAGTTCGATGGAATCTTCCACCCGCCACTGCTGCAATGCGCGGTTTTTTGCCAATTCCTGCTCCTGGAGCGCCGCAAGGCGCATATATAATGTTGATTCAGCTCCGAAAATGGAGCGTTAGGTTGCCGCCGTTCAAAAAACGACCGCAGATGGTTGCACAAAAAATGCGGCGTAATTATGCCGTGACCGTGCCGAATGTCAATCATCGCCAAAAGGGCGGCAAGAGCAGATTGTTAGGTGCGTGGCTAACTATCTTCTTGACGGCGGGTACTCCTTGCTTCATTTTTTCTCTTGCGCGCAACGGCCTTATGTCGGCTATTTCACACTTATGGGGAACGCCATGAAACCAGCCCAGAATCCCCTTCCTCTCCTCCTGCTTTTTTTTCTGCTCGCCCTTGGGGCCTGCTCGCAAGACGACAGCAAAAAAAATGCTGTGCCGTCTGCCCCTGTGCGGGTTGAAGCCGTTGCACGGGTCGATGTGCCGCGCCTGCTGCATGCTGTGGGCAACGTGCGGGCTTCTGCCTCTGTGGGGGTAAAGCCCCGCGTAACGGGCGAAATTCAGCAGGTTCACTTTACCGAAGGTCAGGATGTGCGCGAGGGCGCCCCGCTTATCACCATTGACCCCCGCCCATTTGAGGCGGCCCTGCGCGAAAAGAAAGGGCAACTTGCCAAATCGCAGGCGCAGCTTGCCAAAGCCCAAGACGACATGAACCGTTACGGCAAGCTCGTGGGCGGTGGTTACGTAAGCCGCGATGCCTATGAGAAGACCGCGACCGATGCGGCGGCCCTGCGCGCCACGGTGCAGTCTGACAAGGCAGCTGTGGAAAGCGCCGCCCTTGACCTCAGCTACTGCACGGTGGTGGCTCCCATCAGCGGGCGAGTGGGCGCACTCAATGTGGACAAGGGCAACATGGTCAAATCAGCTGACGCCACGGTTATTGTCAGCATAGACACGCTTTCGCCCATTTATGTGGGCTTTTCTGTGCCAGAGGTGCATCTGCCTGTCATCATAGAACAGATGGCGCAAACAACGGTACCGGTTTCTGCGACTCCTGCCGGGGGCGCGACGGAAAAAGGCCTTCTCACCCTTGTGGACAATACGGTAGACACGCGTACCGGCACCATCCGGCTGCGCGCCACCTTTGAAAACAGCCAGCGCCGTTT
The window above is part of the uncultured Desulfovibrio sp. genome. Proteins encoded here:
- a CDS encoding efflux RND transporter periplasmic adaptor subunit, encoding MKPAQNPLPLLLLFFLLALGACSQDDSKKNAVPSAPVRVEAVARVDVPRLLHAVGNVRASASVGVKPRVTGEIQQVHFTEGQDVREGAPLITIDPRPFEAALREKKGQLAKSQAQLAKAQDDMNRYGKLVGGGYVSRDAYEKTATDAAALRATVQSDKAAVESAALDLSYCTVVAPISGRVGALNVDKGNMVKSADATVIVSIDTLSPIYVGFSVPEVHLPVIIEQMAQTTVPVSATPAGGATEKGLLTLVDNTVDTRTGTIRLRATFENSQRRLWPGQFVQVELPLGMAAGALTVPTRAVQSGRDESYVYVVDKDSRASYRKVRPLFEYADRTVVDGNVTEGDKIVVDGQVRLAPGLMVKIMD